The sequence GCGGTACATCGACTCTCCGAAGGCGTCGCTGCGGGCGCGGGTGGTCTGGGCTTCGCCGCGTGGCCTGTTGCCTGCCAGAAAGCCACGTGCCAGCGGACTCCAGGGAATGACGCCCACACCGTCTTCCATGCACAGGGGAATCATCTCGCGCTCTTCCTCGCGGTACACCAGATTGTAGTGATTCTGCATCGAAACAAAGCGCGTCAGGCCGTGCAGATCGGCGGCGTGCTGCATTTTGGCGAACTGATACGCCGCCATGCTGCTCGCGCCGATGTAGCGCACCATGCCCTGCCGCACCAGATCGTGCAGAGCAGTCATGGTTTCCAGAATCGGCGTATGTGGGTCGAAGCGGTGAATCTGGTACAGGTCGATATAATCGGTGCCCAGGCGCTTCAGACTGGCCTGCGCCGCGCTCATGATGTGGGCGCGTGACAGCCCCCTGTCGTTGGGACCGTCGCCCATCTTGCCGTGAACCTTGGTGGCGATCACGACCTGATCTCGCTGCGCCATGTCTTTCAGTGCGCGGCCCACGATTTCTTCGCTGCGCCCAAGCGAGTACACATCGGCGGTATCGAAGAAGGTGATACCCGCCTCCAGCGCCCGCGCAAGAAAGGGGCGGCTCGGCTCTTCGGGCAACACCCAGTCGCGCCAGGCGGGATCACCGTAGGTCATGGTGCCGAGCGAGAGGCGCGAGACGTTCAGACCGCTGGTGCCGAGGCGTACATAGTCCATACCCCGACTATTCCACAGCCCACAGCACCTGAATGAGTCAACACCAGCAGGCTTCAGGCGATTAAGCAATCAGAAAGAAAGGCCCTCTCGGGCCATGTTGCCTAAAAGAGGGCGTTCTCAGCTCGCCTCTTCAAATTCGAACACGGGCTCCTCGGCATTCTGGTCGAGACCGGGAATCGCCAGGATTGCCAGCATCAGCGCTGCCAGCACGCAGGCGATCCCGACCGGGTAGAAGACGAACAGCGCAGGGACGGCCAGCAGGGCCATACCCAGCGCACCGATCAGAGTCACCAACGTCATTCTGCTCATACTGCCAGCATGACGGCTGCACCGCTCCGGAAGTGTGGAAGCGCCTAAAGCTTCGTTTGAACAAAAGTCATCAACAATTGATGCGGCCCAGAGCAGCTCTTCAGAGTTCGGGGGTATGGTGCTTTCCTGCTGTGAACACGGCTTTTCTGAGGACACGCTCAGCACGTTCAGCGGGCGCTTCCGGAAGTTCGGTCTGCTCGCTGCTCTAGACTTCGCCCATGCAGATCAATGGTCTTGAACTCAATGTCCAGCAGAGTGGAAGTGGTCAGCCGCTGGTGCTGCTGCACGGTCTGAGCAGCGACATCACGGCGATGCAGCCCCAGATCGACGCCTTCAGCGAGCAGTTTCACGTGATCGCCCTCGACAGCCGGGGTCACGGGCGCTCGGACAGGCCCGCCGAGTACACGCTGCAAGACCACATCTCCGACGTGATCGGTGTGATGGACGCCCTCGATCTGCCCACGGTCTTTCTGATGGGCAGTTCGATGGGCAGCTACGTCGCGCAGGGTGTGGCGACCCGGCAGCCGCAGCGGGTATCGAAGCTGGTACTCGTCACGCCCAAGGCCAGCGGTCAGACTTCCTCTTCGGCTCGGCTGCTGGCCCAGCACGCTGCCGAACTCGAAGGCCGCTCGCCCGAAGAAGTGCAGGCGTTTCTGGCAGACAAGCTCTTTGCCCCGACCACCTCTACGGAAATCAAGGCGATGATGGCGGAGTCCATGCAGCAACACGCCCAGGCAGGTCTGACCCTGACGCCTGCTCAGTACCTCGCTGCCAACCGGGCGCTGGAAGGGTTTGACTTCCGGGACGTGCTGCCGCAGGTGACTGCAAAAACTCTGATTCTGAGCGGGCGCTTCGATCCGCTCAACTCTGTTCAGGACGGCGAAGAGATCGCCCGCCTGATTCCGGACGCCCGGCTGGAAGTGCTGGAATACTCCGGGCATCTGCCGAATATCGAGGAGCCGGAGCGCCTGCATCAGCTCGTGCTGGATTTTCTGCGGGAGTAGGGCACGCGGAAACTGTCAGGGGCCGGGCGTCTGTTCTGAGACGTCCGGCCCCTCCGTTTCCCGACCTGACAGGCCAACTGGTTCTACACGCCGCCTTTTTTAGACGCCCACGGGCAGGCCGCTGCGGGCGCTCTCATAGCCGCCCAGCACCAGCCGCACGCTTTCACGTCCGTCCTCGCCGGTACAGACGATGGGCGTTCCCTGCGTGATGGACGCCAGGAAGTGCTGCACACTCCGCACGTGGCCGTTGGCACCGTCCGCGAAGTCGTACCACGTCTCGTCGCCCTTGTCCCAGCCGCCAAATCCGAATTCACGGGTCAGCAGCCGCAGTCTGGGGGTGCCCAGGCGGTTGCTGCATTCCAGCGAACCCTGCGTGCCGTAGACCGCGAAGCTCTCCTCCCAGCCTGTCGCCGTCCAGCTGTTCTCGACACTGCCCAGTGCGCCGCTCTCGAATTCCAGGCTGGCAACGCTGGTGTCCTCCACCTCGATCTCGAACTTGAGGGTGTTCATGCGGGCGTAGATGCTGCGAACGTCGCCGCCGAAGTGCCGAGCCAGATCCATCATGTGACAGCCGTTGTCGAGCAGAGTGCCGCCGCCACTGGCCGCGAGGCTGCCGAAGACGCCGCGCACTTCCGGCGCACCGCCCCAGTCGTGCGCCTGCCGCAGCCGCATGAAGGTCACGCGCCCGATGCGGCCCTCGTCGATCAGGCGTTTGGCCGTTTCGACCAGCGGGCTGCTTCTCAGGTGGTGTCCGGTCTGAAGCACCGCGCCGCTCGATCTGGCGGCCTCGATCATGGCGTCGCAGGCTTCCAGATCCAGAGACAGCGGCTTTTCGCAGAGGACGTGAATGCCCCGGCGCAGCGCCTCCAGAGCGGCAGGCGCGTGAAACGCATTGGGCGTGCAGATGCTCACGGCCTGAATGTGTTCGCGCTCCAGCATGTCCTCGAAGCTGGCGTATCCGCGTGCCTGCCACTCGTCCTCGCGCCGCAGCCGCGTCCCCTCGCTGACCTCCGCGAAGGCGACCACGTTGGCTCCGCCGTGGCGGTAGCCCTCGTAGTGGCGCTGCGAAATGCCGCCCGCCCCGATGATGCCGACGTTCAGCGTCTCGTTTCCGGCAGGGCTCACGGCTGCTCTCCGGCCTCTCCGGCCTGCTCTGCTTCCGGCAACACTTCGAGCGGAGCGCGGTTGCCGAACGAACGCGGCGCACTGGCAGTCGGCATGGCCCACATGGCAGCGTTGGCGATCACCTTCCGGATTCCGTCGTGGAAGTACGTCGGGTACGTCTCATGACCGGGGCGGAAGTAGAAGATTTTGCCGCTGCCGCGTGTAAAGGTGCAGCCGCTGCGGAAGACCTCGCCGCCGGTAAACCAGCTCACGAAGATCAGTTCGTCGGGCGCGGGAATGTCGAAATGCTCGCCGTACATCTCCTCGGCAGGCAGCTCGATGTATTCGCCCACACCCTGCGCGATGGGGTGCGCCGGATTGACCACCCACAGCCGCTCCTTGTCGGTGGCCTCGCGCCATTTCAGGTCGCAGCCGGTGCCCATCAGACGCTTGAACACCTTGCTGAAGTGCCCGGAGTGCAGCACGATCAGGCCCATGCCGTCCAGCACCCGCGCCAGCACCCGCTCGACGATCTCATCCGATACGGCAGCGTGCGCCTTGTGGCCCCACCACACCAGCACGTCGGTGCTGTCCAGCACGTCCTGCGTCAGTCCGTGTTCCGGCTCGTCCAGCGTGGCGGTCTTCACGTCTGTGAAGCCGTGTGCGGCCAGTCCGTCGGCGATGGCGCCGTGGATGCCCTGCGGATAGAGAGCGGCCACCTTCGGGTTTTCGTGCTCGTGGCGGTATTCGTTCCAGACGGTCAGACGGGGCTGTGTCATGCTCAAGTCTCCTTGTCGCTCCAGTGAGCGTGGTCGCTCGGGTGGGCGCTCAACCAAAGTTCTGTGGTGCAGACGCCAGACTATAACGATTCAGAAGCGGCTTCAATCCCCTCAACTCGGTCAACTGTCACGCTTTTCCGCTCGCCCTCGACACGGCTTCAGCTCCGTCATCGCCCTTTTGAGGCCGTGGCGTGGAATACTGCCTCCCAGAGCAACGAGGGGAGGAGGCAGCATGATGAAATACCGATTTGGACCGTCTGGAGGTCATGGAGGCCACGCGTTCGAGGATGCGCTGCCGGGCGACACCGTAGCGCTGGAGACGGGGGAAACCGCGTCACTGACGGGTCTGATAGGCGTTCGTGTGCGTCACGCCGACCGTATCGACGCCGTTTCGCTGGTGTGGGGCTACAGCGGCCCGGACGGGCAGACTGTTCCCGCCCCGGCAGAGCTGGAAGCGCAGCACGGCGGACCAGAGGGTGTCGAAGAGCTGTTCGAACTGCACGCCCCCGACGAGTGGATCACCGTCATTTCGGGCCGCTACGGTCAGACGGTGGATTCGCTGCGCCTGGAAACCAATCTGGGCCGTTCGGCAGAGTTTGGCGGCAAGGGCGGCGACCACGCATTTCAGTACGACATTCCAGCGGGGCTGAAGCTGGCCGGGTTCTTCGGCAGCGCCGGATACCTGCTCGACGCCCTGGGCGTACTTCTCAGCCCGGCTGTGTCTGCGCCCGAAACGCTGCCCGAGCCAGCCAAGACCCCGGCCCGCAAGACGCCTGCCAGAAAAGCGGCGGCCTCCAAACCTGAGGCACCTTCCGCAGACGCCAAAGCAGCCAAACCCAGGAAGGCTGCCAAGAGCAGTGCCGACACGGCCACACCACCCGCCGAAGACGCCCCGAAACCCAAACGCACCCGCAAGAAAGCCGACGACAGTTGAGACGAAAGCCGCCCTGAATGCCTGTTCCATCGGCGTCAGGGCGAGCTCTGTCTCAGCTGTGAATGCGGAAACCGTCAGCCGTTCTGAACGCCCGAGATCCGTTCGATCTGGGTGATGAGGGCGCTGTGGTCGAGGTTGCCGTCACCGTGTTTCAGCATGTCTGCGAACAGTTCGTGCACCTGAGCGGTCAGCGGCAACTGAAGGTCGTTGCTGTTCGCCACATCCAGCACCGCCACGAGGTCTTTGACCTGATTGGTGACGGTTCCGCCCGGCTCGAACCGCCGCTCGTTCATGCGTGCGCCGTGCAGTTCCAGAATCCGGCTCTGACAGAATCCGCCCATGATCGCCTCGCGCACCTTGACCGGGTCTGCGCCGCCTGCCCGTGCCAGACTCAGCCCCTCCGCGACGGCACCGATGGTCACGGCGACAATCGCCTGATTGACCAGTTTGCACAGCTGCCCCGATCCAGACGGCCCGACATGTACAGGGTTGCCCAGCAGGCGCAGCAGCGGCTCTGCTCTGGCAAGGTCTGCCGCCTCACCGCCCACCATGATCGCCAGCGTTCCCGCCTCCGCGCCCACCGTTCCGCCGCTCACCGGGGCGTCGAGGCACTGGCAGCCCCGGCTCGCCAGCAGCGCGGCGTGGCGCTGAGCTGCCGCCGGGTGAATGCTGCTCATGTCGATCAGCAGGGTGCCGGGAGCGAGTGCGCCGAGGATTGCTTCCAGCACGTCCGTGACCACCGGGCCGTTTGGCAGCATGGTCACGACCACACTCGCCCCCTGCACCGCCTCGGCAGTACTCGTCGCCACCGCCGCGCCCAGTGCGCCAAGTTCTCTCAGCGGTTCCGGCGAACGGTTGAAGACCGTGACCTGCACTCCTGCGGCCAGCAGACGTTTTGCCATCGGTCGGCCCATGAGCCCTGTGCCGATAAAGGCGACCCGCTCGGCAGGAGCGTTGTTCACGCGGTGGCACCCCGCACGCCGACCTCGATGCGGTACAGGCTGGTCGAGGCGGCGATGTACAGCGTGCAGCCATCCGGGCCGCCGAAGGTCAGGTTGCCGATCACTTCCGGCACGGTGATCTCGCCCAGGCGACTGCCGTCGGCAGCATAGATCTGCACGCCGCTGGCACTGCTGGTCCAGATGTTGCCCTGCACATCGGCCCTGAACCCGTCTGGAAATCCAGGCGACACCTCGGCAAACAGGCGGGCATTCACGGCCTGTCCATCCTGCATGTCATAGGCCAGGATGTGATGGTGCGCTTCGGGCCAGTATCCCCGGCTGCTGTGCGTGCCCGCCGTGTCGCCCACATACAGTACCGATTCGTCGGGGCTGAAGGCCAGTCCGTTCGGACAGACCATGCCGCTCACCACCACCCGCAGTTCCTGTGTGGCAGGGTCGTAGCGGTACACTTCCTGACCGGGCTGCTCCTGGGTTCCGCCGTAGCCCTCGTGCGGCTGAATCAGGCCGTAAGGTGGATCGGTAAACCACACGGCACCGTCGCGTGTCACCACCACGTCGTTCGGACTGTTCAGGCGGTTGCCGCCGTACTCGCCCACCAGCAGCTGCCAGCTTCCGTCGTGTTCCTGCCGCACGATGCCGCGCTCGCCATGAGAGCAGCCCACGATGCGTCCCTGCTGGTCGAGCACGTGCCCGTTCTGAAAGTGCGAAGGCTTCAGGTATTCCTGCACGCCCTGGCCTTCCTGCCACACCAGCAGGCGGTTGCCGGGAATATCGCTCCAGACCAGCCGCCCGTTTGGCAGATACACCGGCCCCTCGCCCCAGGTCGCGCCCGTCCACAGGCATTCGAGCACCGCGCCCTCTTTCAGCAGTGGCCTGAGCCGCTCGTCGGCCACCTCGATGCGGGTTTCCGGGCCGTTTCCTGTGCCCCCGCTCTTGTTGCTGTCCATGTCTTCCAAGGTCATTCCTCCAGTATCACCTGCTGATCCTGCGCTTCCAGACTCACGCTCACGGCCCGCCCCTGGGGAGTTCCCGGCGCAGAACGATGACTGACCCCGGCAGGCACGCTCAGCGCCATCCCGGGGCTCAGTCTGACCGGGCGTTCGTTTCTGAACTCCAGCACCAGTTCGCCCTGAAGCACCAGAAAGGTTTCCGGCGTATTGGGGTGACGGTGCCAGGGGCCGACAGACGTCGTGAGCGTGAGTCTGGCGCGGTGGCCTCCATCTGCCATGAACACCTGATTGAACGGCCCCTGCGGCACCGCTGCTGCCAGTGCGAGCAGATCGATAGCGTCGGGGCCGCTCACGGGTGTGCTGTCCGGCCTGTAGGCCTGCGAATCCGCATGTGTCTCTTCTCCATGTTCGGCCTCTGACCTCGCAGAGACGGACTGAACCCCAGGCGACCAGGATTCAGTCCGGAGTCGGCTTACTTGCCCCAGATCTTGCGGTACTGATCGCGGTAGCCGTTCTGCGGATCGAAGCTATCCTTGGCTCCGCCGTCAAACGCGACGTTTGCTTTGGTCACGATATGGACCGGAATGCTGAAGCCGCTGGGCTTCTGGCCCGCGAAGGCCCGGTTGAGTTCATCCACGAGCTGCCAGCCCTGAAGGGTGATCGGCTCGGGAATGGTGGCGTCCTGGTACTGCCCGGTCCGCACGCGCTGGTACGCACTCTGGCTGCCGTCGCCCGCCGAGATGTTGGCGAGCTGCCCGACGGGTTTGACGCCAGCAGCGGTCAGGGCAGGCAGCATGCCGTCGAAGTACAGGTCGTTGATTCCCAGCGAATACGTCCACTTCTGGCCGTACTTCTGCAACAGGCTGGCGGTCACGGTGGGCATGTCTTTGGTGGCGCTGCCCAGACTCTGCACGCGGGTTTCCAGCACGGTGCAGCCACGGCACTGCTTGATGATGTTCGCCATCGCGTCGCTCTTGGCAAGGGCAATCGCGTAGGCGCTGTCGGTAAAGATGACCACGCCCGCCTTGCCGTTGCTCTTCGCAATCGCGTAGTAGGCGGCAGCCTCGGCGGTGGCGGTGGCCGAGGTGGTGATGTTGGTAAACACCTTGGGGCTGGCGATGGGGCCGGCGGCGGCTCCGGCGTGCCAGCCCACCACCACGATGCCCGCCTTGTCTGCCTGTTCCAGCAGGTCGGCCTGCTCGGCCGCGTCAAAACCGCCCAGCACGATGGCGGCGGGCTTCAGCGCGATGGCCTGCCCCAGTGCGTCGGCGTGGCCCGACACCGTTCCGCGCCCGTCGAGGACACGTACCGTCCAGCCGATGGTCTTTCCGGCCTCCTCGACGCCCGCGCCCACGCCCTGTGCGCCACCGTTTCGCTGGTCGCTCGACACGTACACGATGGTCTTGCCCACGGCAGCTTTCGGGCCAGTGGTCGGGCCGCTCCATTTGTTGGCCCGTGCGGCGGCGGTCGCGATAAACGCCCGCGCCTTGGTCAGAACGGGATCGCTTCCCTGAGCCAGCACGCTCAGGGTCGAGGCGGTGGAAACAGCGATCAGGACAGTTAGCACAGCGGTCTTCTTCATGGTGTATCTCCTTGTCCGGTTGCGCCGGATTGAGAGGGGAGTTCAGATAGGACGACAGGAGCATTGACCGCTGGCACAGTGACAGCAGGAGGTGGCAGACGTTTGACCGCGCTGCGTTTCCGGCCTGCAACGCCGGCCAGTCCGATGGCGACCAGCAGCGTCAGGCCGTTGAACATCGGCTCGACCCAGAAGGCCCCGCCGAGCTGTTGCAGCCCCGAAATACCCACGGCCAGAATCACGATGCCGACGATGGTGCCCCAGACGTTCACGCGCCCCGGCTTGATGGTGGTCGAACCGAGAAAGGCGGCGACCAGCGCGGGCAACAGATAATCCAGCCCCACCCCGATCTGCCCGATTCGCAGCTTGGAGGCCAGCACCGTTCCTGCCAGCGCGGTGATGACTCCGCTGGCGACAAAGGCCAGAATGATGTATTTGCGGGTGCTGACGCCGTTGAGACGCGCCGCCTCGGGGTTGGCTCCGACGGCGTACAGGTAGCGGCCCAGCGGGGTGTGATCGAGGGCCAGCCACATCACCACGCTCAGCACCAGCACGTAGATGGCAGGCAGCGGAATGCCCAGCAGACTCCCGCCGCCGAGCTGGAAGAAGCTGGGAGGCAGCGTGCCGATCACCTGCTGCCCGCCCGTGTACCACAGCGCGACGGCGTACACCACCGTGCCGGTTCCCAGCGTGGCGATGAAGGCGTCGATCTGTGCGAGTTCGACCAGCATGGCGTTGATGACGCCCAGCACCGCGCCCAGCACCACCACGATGACGATCACCAGCGGCCAGGGCAGATGGTTCTGACTCTGGAGGCTGATGCCCAGAATCTCGAACAGCACCACGCCGTAGCCCACCGAGATGTCGATTTTGCCCGCCACCATCGGAATCATCACGGCGAGTGCCAGGAGCGCCGTCACCGCCTGGTTGCTCAGGATCAGGCGGGCGTTGGTCCAGGTCGGAAACGTCTGGGGCAACAGCACACTGAACAGCACGATCAGGGCGAGGGTCAACAGCACCACGCCGTAGCTTGGAATCATCCGTGACAGGCGCTTGATCATGCCGCCTATTCCGGCCTCCTGGACATCCGAAAGATCGGGTTCGAGGGCATTACTCTTGAGTGACTGCATGGTTCCCTCCTTTGATCTCTGCTGGCTGGTGGTGCAGCGCTGCGCCGCCTGCCGCCCACAGGTTGAGCTGTTCCAGGGTCAGCTGGTCGCCGCTCAGTTCTCGCACCACTTCGCCCCGGTCAAATACCAGCGCCCGGTGCGCGACTCCGGCGATCTCCTCGAAGTCGGTGGAGATCAGCAGCACCGCCAGACCGCGTTCGAGTGCCTGATTCATCAGCCCGTAGATCTCGGCTTTGCTGCCCACATCCACGCCCAGCGTGGGTTCTTCCAGAATCAGCAGTTGCCCGCCGAACTCCAGCCAGCGGCCCATCACCACTTTCTGCTGGTTGCCGCCCGACAGTGTTTCCACGCTCGCCTCCGGGTCGGCGGGCCGCACCCCGTAGCGGGAAACCCAGCTCTGGGCGCGGGGGCGCTCGGTGGCCGCAGACAACCGCTGATGCAGCCGCACGCCCTGGAGGGCCGGATTCATGAAGAAGTTCTCGCGCACACTGAGCGGCAGCGCCAGACTTTCCTCGCGGCGGTTGGCACTGACAAAGCCGATGCCCGCTGCCATCGCGGCGCCGGGGCTGCGCGTATCGGCGGTCTGGCCGCCCAGCCGCACCTCTCCGCTGTGCTGGGCCAGTCCGAACAGCGAGCGTCCCAGCGCCACCTGCCCCGCTCCCTTCAGCCCGGTCAGGCCGAGCACCTCGCCCGGCTGAAGGCTGAACGACACCGGCAGCCCGCCTTCCGGCGTCAGGCCCACGACTTCCAGACGCACAGGGCCTGGGCCGGGGTCAGCGGCACGCGGATACAGCTGCTCCAGCTTGCGCCCCACGATCTGCGTCACGAGCTGGTCGGGCCGGGTGTCTGCCGTTCGGGCCTCACCCACCAGCCGCCCGTCGCGCAGCACGATGGTCCGGTCTGAAATCTGAAAGACTTCATCGAGTCGGTGCGACACATAGATCATGCCGACGCCCTCGCTTCTGAGCCGCCGCAGGACGCCGAACAGCCGCTCGACATCGGCGGCAGGCAGGCTGCTGGTCGGTTCGTCGAGCACCAGCACCTGCGCCTGCACGGCCAGCGCCCGCGCAATGGCGACCAGGGCGCGTTCGGTGCGCGGCAGCGATTTGATGCGGGCGTCCGGACGAATCCCCCGCCCACCCGTGCCAGCGCCGCTTCGGCATTGCGGTGTGCGGTGCGCCAGTCGATAAACGGCCCGCGCTTGGGAAACGGCTGCCCCAACGACAGATTCTCGGTCACGGTCATCCAGTCCACCAGCCCCAGGTCCTGATGGATAAAGGCGAGAGGGGGCGCTGCGCCGAAGCTGGAAAGTGGCCTGCCCAGCATCAGAATCTCGCCGCTGGTAGGTGTGTAGACCCCGGCGAGCATCTTGATGATGGTGCTCTTGCCCGCTCCGTTCTGCCCCAGCAGTGCCAGGACCTCGCTGCCGTACACCTGCAGCGATACGTCATCGACCGCCCGCGTGCCTCCGAAGACCTTGCTCAGATGGCGCAGCTCCAGCAGCGGCACAGCGCCCGCCGGGGCAGACATGCCTGCTGTGCCTGCCATGGCCGGGGCGCTCACGCGAAGACCTCATCGGGGAGCAGCGACACCTTGACGGCCCGCTCACGGTCGGCGGCCAGTTCGAAGGCTTCCTGCGCCCGAGACAGCGGGAAACTGGCGCTGAGGATCGGGGTCACATCGACGCGGCCCGACCCCAGCAGCTCGGCTGCCCAGCCGAATTCGCGGTGAAAGCGGAAGCTGCCGACCACCGTGATTTCTCGGGAAATCAGCGGATTGAGCGGCGCTGAAGTTGGGCCGCTGGGAAGCATGCCGACCTGCACCAGTCGGCCACCGGGCCGCAGCGCTCCCAGTGCCGAGGCCAGCCCCGCCGGACTGCCCGACGCCTCGAAGGCGACATCGAACAGCCCTGCCGGGGCCTGCTCACGGACATTGACCGTCTCGGTCGCGCCCATCTGCTCGGCCACCCGCAGCGGCGCGGACTGCAGATCGGTCACGGTGATCTGGGTGGCTCCGGCCAGCCGCGCTGAGGTTGCCAGCAGCACGCCGATAGGGCCAGCGCCCACGATCAGCACCCGCCCGCCCAGCAGCGGCCCGGCCTGAGAAACCGCGTGCAGCGTCACCGCGAGCGGCTCGGCGCAGGCTGCCACGGCGTAGCTCATGGTGGAAGACACCACCACGCACTGATCCTGCCGCGCCGTGAACAGTTCGGCAAAGGCCCCCTGAACGTGCGGAAAACGGGCGGCACTCCCGAAGAACCGCATGTTCGGGCAGAGGTTGCTGTGACCCGACAGGCACTGCTCACAGTGCAGACAGGGCCGCGACGGATTGACGGCCACCCGGTCGCCCACCCGCACGTGCGTCACCTCGGCTCCCACCGCCACCACGTCTCCGGCGACTTCGTGGCCCAGGGTCATCGCTTCGCGCAGCCGGAAATCGCCCACGCCGCCGTGCGCGTAGTAATGAAGGTCAGAGCCGCAGATGCCGCCCGCTCCCAGCCGGATCAGCGCCTCGTCGGGGGCGAACTCGGGTTCTGGCAGGTCCTGAAGGCGCAGATCGTGGGCCGCATGAATTCGCAGGGCCTTCATCTCGTTGGCTCGGGCAGGCGCACAGGAGTCGGGAGGGTCTGGCCCGCGAAGTGGGCCTTCAGATTCGCCAGGACCAGTTCGCCCATCTCGTGGCGCGACTCGCGGGTTCCGCTGGCGGCGTGAGGAGCCAGAACCACGTTGTCCATCTCCAGCAGGGCGGGGGGCACGGTCGGCTCGGCGGCAAACACGTCCAGGCCCGCGCCTCCCAGTTCGCCGCGCTGAAGGGCCGCGACCAGCGCCTCCTCATCCACGATCGTGCCGCGTGAGATGTTGATCAGCAGGCCGTCTGATCCCAGGGCGGCCAGCACCCCGGCATCCACCAGCTTGCGCGTGCCCTCGCCGCCCGCTGCCGCCACGATCAGCACATCTACCTCGCGTGCCAGCGACAGAATGTCGGGGAAGAACTGGTAGGGCAGCCCAGGAAGTTCGGCCCGGTCGGTGTACAGCACCTGCATGTCGAGGGCCAGCAGACGCCGGGCCAGCGCCTGCCCGACCCGCCCCAGGCCTACGATTCCGGCCCGTTTGCCGCCCAGCCGGGTGGTCAGCGGCATCTCACCATGCTGCGCCCACTGCCCGGCCCGCACGTAGCGGTCGCCATACGAAATCCGGCGGGCGGCGGCCAGCAGCAGCGCCAGTCCCTGATCGGCCACATCGTTCGTCAGCACGTCGGGAGTGGTGCTGACACTCAGGCCGCGCCGCGCCGCTTCGTTCAGATCGATGGCGTCGAGGCCCACGCCGTAGATGGCGACCATTTCCAGTGCGGGAAGCGCGGCCATGATCTCTGGTTTCAGGCCCACGCCGCCGTTGGTCGCC is a genomic window of Deinococcus sp. KNUC1210 containing:
- a CDS encoding substrate-binding domain-containing protein — its product is MKKTAVLTVLIAVSTASTLSVLAQGSDPVLTKARAFIATAAARANKWSGPTTGPKAAVGKTIVYVSSDQRNGGAQGVGAGVEEAGKTIGWTVRVLDGRGTVSGHADALGQAIALKPAAIVLGGFDAAEQADLLEQADKAGIVVVGWHAGAAAGPIASPKVFTNITTSATATAEAAAYYAIAKSNGKAGVVIFTDSAYAIALAKSDAMANIIKQCRGCTVLETRVQSLGSATKDMPTVTASLLQKYGQKWTYSLGINDLYFDGMLPALTAAGVKPVGQLANISAGDGSQSAYQRVRTGQYQDATIPEPITLQGWQLVDELNRAFAGQKPSGFSIPVHIVTKANVAFDGGAKDSFDPQNGYRDQYRKIWGK
- a CDS encoding ThuA domain-containing protein — its product is MTQPRLTVWNEYRHEHENPKVAALYPQGIHGAIADGLAAHGFTDVKTATLDEPEHGLTQDVLDSTDVLVWWGHKAHAAVSDEIVERVLARVLDGMGLIVLHSGHFSKVFKRLMGTGCDLKWREATDKERLWVVNPAHPIAQGVGEYIELPAEEMYGEHFDIPAPDELIFVSWFTGGEVFRSGCTFTRGSGKIFYFRPGHETYPTYFHDGIRKVIANAAMWAMPTASAPRSFGNRAPLEVLPEAEQAGEAGEQP
- a CDS encoding NAD(P)-dependent oxidoreductase, with the translated sequence MNNAPAERVAFIGTGLMGRPMAKRLLAAGVQVTVFNRSPEPLRELGALGAAVATSTAEAVQGASVVVTMLPNGPVVTDVLEAILGALAPGTLLIDMSSIHPAAAQRHAALLASRGCQCLDAPVSGGTVGAEAGTLAIMVGGEAADLARAEPLLRLLGNPVHVGPSGSGQLCKLVNQAIVAVTIGAVAEGLSLARAGGADPVKVREAIMGGFCQSRILELHGARMNERRFEPGGTVTNQVKDLVAVLDVANSNDLQLPLTAQVHELFADMLKHGDGNLDHSALITQIERISGVQNG
- a CDS encoding SMP-30/gluconolactonase/LRE family protein, whose amino-acid sequence is MTLEDMDSNKSGGTGNGPETRIEVADERLRPLLKEGAVLECLWTGATWGEGPVYLPNGRLVWSDIPGNRLLVWQEGQGVQEYLKPSHFQNGHVLDQQGRIVGCSHGERGIVRQEHDGSWQLLVGEYGGNRLNSPNDVVVTRDGAVWFTDPPYGLIQPHEGYGGTQEQPGQEVYRYDPATQELRVVVSGMVCPNGLAFSPDESVLYVGDTAGTHSSRGYWPEAHHHILAYDMQDGQAVNARLFAEVSPGFPDGFRADVQGNIWTSSASGVQIYAADGSRLGEITVPEVIGNLTFGGPDGCTLYIAASTSLYRIEVGVRGATA
- a CDS encoding jacalin-like lectin, whose translation is MMKYRFGPSGGHGGHAFEDALPGDTVALETGETASLTGLIGVRVRHADRIDAVSLVWGYSGPDGQTVPAPAELEAQHGGPEGVEELFELHAPDEWITVISGRYGQTVDSLRLETNLGRSAEFGGKGGDHAFQYDIPAGLKLAGFFGSAGYLLDALGVLLSPAVSAPETLPEPAKTPARKTPARKAAASKPEAPSADAKAAKPRKAAKSSADTATPPAEDAPKPKRTRKKADDS
- a CDS encoding alpha/beta fold hydrolase is translated as MQINGLELNVQQSGSGQPLVLLHGLSSDITAMQPQIDAFSEQFHVIALDSRGHGRSDRPAEYTLQDHISDVIGVMDALDLPTVFLMGSSMGSYVAQGVATRQPQRVSKLVLVTPKASGQTSSSARLLAQHAAELEGRSPEEVQAFLADKLFAPTTSTEIKAMMAESMQQHAQAGLTLTPAQYLAANRALEGFDFRDVLPQVTAKTLILSGRFDPLNSVQDGEEIARLIPDARLEVLEYSGHLPNIEEPERLHQLVLDFLRE
- a CDS encoding Gfo/Idh/MocA family protein, with amino-acid sequence MSPAGNETLNVGIIGAGGISQRHYEGYRHGGANVVAFAEVSEGTRLRREDEWQARGYASFEDMLEREHIQAVSICTPNAFHAPAALEALRRGIHVLCEKPLSLDLEACDAMIEAARSSGAVLQTGHHLRSSPLVETAKRLIDEGRIGRVTFMRLRQAHDWGGAPEVRGVFGSLAASGGGTLLDNGCHMMDLARHFGGDVRSIYARMNTLKFEIEVEDTSVASLEFESGALGSVENSWTATGWEESFAVYGTQGSLECSNRLGTPRLRLLTREFGFGGWDKGDETWYDFADGANGHVRSVQHFLASITQGTPIVCTGEDGRESVRLVLGGYESARSGLPVGV
- a CDS encoding aldo/keto reductase → MDYVRLGTSGLNVSRLSLGTMTYGDPAWRDWVLPEEPSRPFLARALEAGITFFDTADVYSLGRSEEIVGRALKDMAQRDQVVIATKVHGKMGDGPNDRGLSRAHIMSAAQASLKRLGTDYIDLYQIHRFDPHTPILETMTALHDLVRQGMVRYIGASSMAAYQFAKMQHAADLHGLTRFVSMQNHYNLVYREEEREMIPLCMEDGVGVIPWSPLARGFLAGNRPRGEAQTTRARSDAFGESMYRTEGDYAVQARVTEVAGRLGVSPAQVATAWILAKPGVTAPIIGASKMPHLEDALAALDLKLSAEDMAYLEEPYQPHPVLGF
- a CDS encoding cupin domain-containing protein produces the protein MSGPDAIDLLALAAAVPQGPFNQVFMADGGHRARLTLTTSVGPWHRHPNTPETFLVLQGELVLEFRNERPVRLSPGMALSVPAGVSHRSAPGTPQGRAVSVSLEAQDQQVILEE